The sequence AGCCCAAATGCTTCTGATATTGGTGAAGATAATATTTCGGATGATATTCTTTACGCTAACTTCACGTATTTATCAGATAATGGTCACTGGTTTTTCCAAGCTGGTAAAGGTTTCTTAAATGTAGGTACAGCAGAACAATATTATGATCCCAATGATGTGTATACATACAGTATAATTGGAAATAATTTAGGGGTTTATAAAACAGGAGTAACGGTACAATACAATACCACAAGCGGACAGTCGTTTGGTGCTCAGGTTGTAAATGGAAATGCTGATTCTTTGGGCAACCAAATGAATATGGAATATAACCTTTATTGGTACGGATTTATTGTTAAAGATAAAATTAATACGTTTGCCAGTGCAACAACTATAGACGATAAATCTAACTTGTCAACAGGTACACCGTATGTAGTAAATCTTGGTTTACAATGGACGTTAGGCGATTTTATTATTGATACAGATTATGCTATTGCTGAAAATATGCCCAATTTTTATGACAATGCATTATACCAATCTGCGCCAATTAAAGTGATGTATAATGGCAAAAAGTTTAGACCATATATAAAATATATTTATAACAACGTTAATTTTAATGATCCAAATTATCAGATCACATTGGACGATGGAACAGTTCAAGACGTTGAAAATGCAAATGTGCATACTTTAGAAGTTGCACTACAATACTACCCAATTGAAGGGAAAAATATAAGACTTCATTTAGTAGGCTCTTATACTACCGATGCAAATATTATGTACGGTACTCCAGAAAATAATTATCCAGATTCGCGTCAACATTACAATGCACAGTTCCAAGTAATGGCGGGTATACGTGTTGGTTTTGACGCACTAAAAGGGTGGTAATTATTTAACTATTCTAAAATTACTTATGTTAACGAAAACTCTAAACTTATCAAGTTAAAGTAACGTTATTTAACATATATCGATAAAGCTAGCTAAGCTAATTTATCTTTATCTCAAGAATTAAAAATTACATATAAAAATATAAGATTATGCAAAAGGTTACAAAAAATTACCGTGTAGGGAAATGGCTTTCATCAGATCAAAAATTTCTTGAAAGTTGGTTAGAAAAATTAATTCATCATGTTGATAATAATCCTAAAAAACTTTTACCTCCAGTGCAGGATTTAAAAGACCTTATTGAGGGAGATAATTATTATAAGAATTTATTTACGAATATGTTTAGCGAGGTGCCTAAAAAAGCACCTTACAAAAACGATCCTACAAATAAACCTCAAATTAGAGATTACGATCATATGTTGTCATTAATGAATGAAATAATGACGCAACCTCCATATTTTAATAAGACAGGTTTAGTTGGTTTCCCAATAAATGCAATACTAGACTGGCCAATGGGTACAGTATCTGGATATGTAGCCTTTTTAGATAAAAAAGTTAACGAAAAATTAAAAGCAATTCTTCAATATTGGAGTGCATTCTTATCAAGTCAAGAATCTGCTAAAGTATTAAACACCAGCGAGTCTGGTTGGTTAAACGACTACGCTTTAGAGCAAATGTGTGATGCTGCTTATGGCTCAAACTTCTTAGATTTATTCGAAACTAAATCAGATAAAAAAGAAGAAAGTTATGGTTTTACCTCATGGGATAACTTCTTCACAAGACAGTTTAAAGAAGGCGTAAGACCTGTTGCAGGAGAAGATAATGATAATATTATTGCAAATGCATGTGAGTCTGCTCCATACAGATTAGTCACTAATGTTGCAGAAAAAGAAGAATTCTGGATTAAAGGACAACCTTATTCTTTAACAGATATGTTAGCTGGAGACGACCTTACTTCTCAATTTGTTGGAGGTACGGTTTACCAAGCATTCTTAAATGCATTAAGTTACCACAGATGGCATAGCCCAGTTAGCGGTACTATTAAGAAAATTGTATTTGTTGATGGTTCTTATTATTCTGAAAGCTATTATGAAGGTTTTTCTAACCAACAAGGCCCAGATGATTCAGCACCTAACAACTCACAAGCATTCTTAACAGAAGTAGCAACAAGAGCAATTGTTTTTATTGAAGCTGATAATCCTGCAATTGGACTAATGGCGTTTATGTCGATTGGTATGGCAGAAGTATCATCAAATGATGTCACCGTAAAAGAAGGGCAGCATGTATCTAAAGGAGAGCAATTAGGTATGTTCCACTTTGGTGGGTCTACTCACTGTTTATTCTTTAGACCAGAAGTAGATTTAGCATTTGATTTACATGGTCAAAATGCAAGCCTTGAATCACATAACATTCCTTTAAGATCAAAAATTGCTGAAATATATACTAAAACACCAGAAACAAAAGAAGTAACGGTTCAGGCGAGCCAAAAATTTCAAAAAACAGGTGTGAAAGTGACATCAAAATCATTAGCAAAAATTGAATACGTAAAAGGTTTATGGACAGCTGACCCTACGCAAGAAGCAGGTCTTTATGGAGCAGCAGGTAATCCTAATTCTGCTATTGACCTTGCGCCTAAAGGGTATACTTTAGAAGGTGAAAAAGTAGGTGCTTTAATTGGTAAAGTAGGAGAGAAAACGTTCTTTATTGGTAATTATGCAACTATACCTCAAGGTGTAGAAGGAGAGTTAGAATTGTGTATAAATGATGCTTCTAATGACTTTGACAATAACTTAGGTGATGTAACAGTTAAGGTTAGTGTTGGTTAAGTTGGAAGTATAAGTAAAATATAGTTTTTATAATTGTGTAAAATCACTCTTTAAGGAATGTATAATTTCTTTATTGAGTGATTTTTTTATTTTCTGCATTAGTCGAATTGATTACATATTCCTCAAATTTTATACTAAACCCTTTTGGAAGAAATGATTGATGATCATAGAATTGTAAATTACCGAAAGGGATGTATATCTGTTCTGGAAGTTGATTAATTGGAATATGGATTTGCAATGAAATTTTTTGACTAATATGAAACCTTTATTAAAACAGCATATTTTTTATTTAAATCTGATTCGATTTGACCTTTTAAATGATGATGAACTAAATGGTGTAATCATTAAAAAACTTTTATCTTATCAGGATGAAGAATTTTTTAGACGTAAATTAATAGCTTTAGCAGGGTCTCATGCAGAAGTATTGGTTGCTAATGAACTTTTAAAAAAAATAGTAATAATGAGGGTGGAATAGCAACTTTTTTTGTGAC is a genomic window of Flammeovirga pectinis containing:
- a CDS encoding phophatidylserine decarboxylase associated domain-containing protein, with the protein product MQKVTKNYRVGKWLSSDQKFLESWLEKLIHHVDNNPKKLLPPVQDLKDLIEGDNYYKNLFTNMFSEVPKKAPYKNDPTNKPQIRDYDHMLSLMNEIMTQPPYFNKTGLVGFPINAILDWPMGTVSGYVAFLDKKVNEKLKAILQYWSAFLSSQESAKVLNTSESGWLNDYALEQMCDAAYGSNFLDLFETKSDKKEESYGFTSWDNFFTRQFKEGVRPVAGEDNDNIIANACESAPYRLVTNVAEKEEFWIKGQPYSLTDMLAGDDLTSQFVGGTVYQAFLNALSYHRWHSPVSGTIKKIVFVDGSYYSESYYEGFSNQQGPDDSAPNNSQAFLTEVATRAIVFIEADNPAIGLMAFMSIGMAEVSSNDVTVKEGQHVSKGEQLGMFHFGGSTHCLFFRPEVDLAFDLHGQNASLESHNIPLRSKIAEIYTKTPETKEVTVQASQKFQKTGVKVTSKSLAKIEYVKGLWTADPTQEAGLYGAAGNPNSAIDLAPKGYTLEGEKVGALIGKVGEKTFFIGNYATIPQGVEGELELCINDASNDFDNNLGDVTVKVSVG
- a CDS encoding porin family protein, with product MKKNIILLFALVLLVIANVNAQDQSLSTKDSTNIKESNYWQFFKKNLSLTVDARMDFTHLGYQDDMNGVYNSDQRFQFSDFRIGMSGMLNKNFGFNFLYSPNASDIGEDNISDDILYANFTYLSDNGHWFFQAGKGFLNVGTAEQYYDPNDVYTYSIIGNNLGVYKTGVTVQYNTTSGQSFGAQVVNGNADSLGNQMNMEYNLYWYGFIVKDKINTFASATTIDDKSNLSTGTPYVVNLGLQWTLGDFIIDTDYAIAENMPNFYDNALYQSAPIKVMYNGKKFRPYIKYIYNNVNFNDPNYQITLDDGTVQDVENANVHTLEVALQYYPIEGKNIRLHLVGSYTTDANIMYGTPENNYPDSRQHYNAQFQVMAGIRVGFDALKGW